Proteins encoded by one window of Eremothecium cymbalariae DBVPG#7215 chromosome 1, complete sequence:
- a CDS encoding uncharacterized protein (similar to Ashbya gossypii AFR644C) — MSVLSVKQLILVKGLQIFSIFFRDKLIAKKIVDKNKDFLNELIQTKKNFEMMLDDFVAEGLNIGINKLMDEILFVFNSNQLPEDFNPDPSTVKNREIKPSKCATMIVELLSNHFFLLTGATDKGTIDVFQQEVGERFFNEVVKNIKKNIISTDGAIFLICDLNYYYDFIANKLKQKQIIPLFAGLKTVGQIFLVSNKDSKELGKMICDVGKFQGIFTQEEIYEFVQRRADWSRVRKDVERVMYGLAVSDCIIM, encoded by the coding sequence atgagTGTACTGAGTGTAAAACAATTAATATTAGTGAAAGGCCTCCaaatcttttcaatatttttccGGGACAAGCTAattgccaaaaaaatagttgataaaaataaagattttttaaatgaattaattcagacaaaaaagaattttgaGATGATGTTAGATGATTTTGTTGCGGAAGGGTTGAATATTggtattaataaattaatGGACGAGATTTTGTTTGTATTCAACTCCAATCAATTGCCGGAGGACTTTAATCCAGACCCTTCTACAGTTAAGAACCGCGAAAttaaaccttcaaaatGTGCCACAATGATTGTCGAATTGCTTTCCAACCattttttccttttgaCTGGCGCAACAGACAAAGGGACGATAGATGTTTTTCAGCAGGAGGTGGGCGAGAGGTTTTTTAACGAGGTTGTTaagaatatcaaaaaaaatataatatctaCCGATGGGgcaatatttttgatttgtGATTTAaactattattatgattttaTCGCGAACAAGTTGAAACAGAAACAGATTATTCCTTTGTTTGCCGGTTTGAAAACTGTaggtcaaatatttttggtaTCTAATAAAGATTCTAAAGAACTAGGAAAAATGATATGTGATGTTGGGAAGTTTCAAGGAATATTTACACAGGAAGAGATATATGAATTCGTTCAAAGAAGAGCTGATTGGTCACGTGTAAGAAAGGATGTTGAAAGGGTAATGTATGGATTAGCAGTTAGTGATTGTATAATTATGTAG
- the HMLALPHA2 gene encoding homeodomain mating type protein alpha2 (similar to Saccharomyces cerevisiae YCL067C HMLALPHA2; 1-intron), giving the protein MNRIPIISLLNPSPGDSHNIRQTLTSSSTFSLKKDTYEADILLKMRNELMKLHSSICCTNIENGEVNFILNKVLQGLKILSSDQVFSKPDRVVIQNISQLTAIIVRLVNKKEDIINLQKGLVDPKEIPEAISKEKCGIIFNVVTQDMMENGRKGGSSSYKGHRLPKKHVQLLESWYKNNIENPYLNDTDIRILMRETGFSRSQVKNWVANKRRKDKHSTISPELSDLLAN; this is encoded by the exons ATGAATAGAATACCCATAATTTCATTACTTAATCCTTCTCCAGGCGATAGCCATAATATACGGCAAACTCtcacatcttcatcaactttTTCCCTAAAGAAAGATACCTATGAGGCcgatatattattaaaaatgaGAAATGAACTAATGAAACTCCACTCTAGCATCTGTTGtacaaatattgaaaatggtgAAGTAAATTTTATTCTGAACAAAGTACTTCAG GGACTTAAAATTTTAAGCTCAGATCAGGTTTTCTCAAAACCTGATCGTGTAgttatccaaaatatttcacaGCTTACAGCAATTATTGTCAGGCTTGTGAATAAGAAAGAAGACATAATAAATCTTCAGAAAGGATTAGTGGATCCTAAGGAAATACCAGAGGCAatatctaaagaaaagTGTGGAATAATTTTCAACGTGGTAACACAAGATATGATGGAAAATGGTAGGAAAGGAGGTAGCTCTTCTTATAAAGGCCATAGGCTACCAAAGAAACATGTCCAATTACTGGAAAGTTGGtataagaataatattgaaaaccCATATCTCAATGACACTGATATTAGAATATTAATGAGAGAAACAGGTTTCTCCAGAAGTCAGGTAAAAAATTGGGTAGcaaataaaagaagaaaagacaaaCATTCTACTATTTCTCCAGAATTATCAGATTTATTAGCTAACTAA
- the HMLALPHA1 gene encoding transcriptional co-activator mating type protein alpha (similar to Saccharomyces cerevisiae YCL066W HMLALPHA1) → MSEINYKTPMFRVKIKKPKTRKGSRRRKGSSVLKILEIKNQDNYNKKKGYYKCEGVNLYMTSGPPKKIPEPPKELLRYIKQQNFEFEDIKQSNNNKSIAYSEETDIPKKRKKINEFMAFRSYYSRFFRGIVPQLELSRILAQLWHEKPKMKRTWEMFAEHYNMEQPDQSFPEWLEKTYTSSYTPKGKVKIDDDQDEKSKHPYVEDLYLNTGNNGGNTDLVHKLNTAFNPNIQKSTDEDVGVPLNNLLFTELDLFHLLDEVPSF, encoded by the coding sequence ATGTCAGAAATAAATTATAAGACCCCTATGTTCAGGGTAAAAATCAAGAAACCAAAGACCAGAAAGGGGTCCCGAAGAAGGAAGGGGTCAAGTGTAttaaagattttagaaatcAAGAATCAAGATAACTAtaacaagaaaaaaggCTATTATAAATGCGAAGGTGTTAATTTGTATATGACATCTGGTCCACCAAAGAAAATACCCGAACCGCCGAAAGAACTTCTCAGGTACataaaacaacaaaattttgaatttgaagatattaaacaaagtaataataacaagaGTATAGCATACAGTGAAGAAACTGATATTCCTAAGAAACGAAAAAAGATTAATGAATTCATGGCTTTTAGAAGttattattcaagattttttaGAGGCATAGTACCGCAGTTAGAATTGTCAAGAATTTTGGCACAACTATGGCATGAGAAACcaaagatgaaaagaaCTTGGGAAATGTTTGCTGAGCATTATAATATGGAACAACCAGATCAAAGTTTTCCAGAGTGGCTTGAAAAAACATATACTTCCAGTTATACCCCGAAAGGAAAAGtaaaaattgatgatgatcaagatgaaaaatcaaagCATCCATATGTTGAGGACTTATACCTAAATACTGGAAATAATGGAGGAAATACTGACCTAGTCCATAAACTGAATACTGCCTTcaatccaaatattcaaaagtctacagatgaagatgtgGGAGTACCACTTAATAATCTACTTTTTACAGAGTTAGATTTGTTTCATCTATTAGACGAAGTGCCATCcttttaa
- a CDS encoding uncharacterized protein (similar to Ashbya gossypii AER457W/ ADL395C/ AFR642C): MSIENLKSFDPFADTGDDEASSSNYIHIRIQQRNGRKTLTTVQGIPEEYDLKRILKVLRKDFGCNGNMVKDDEMGEIIQLQGDQRAKVCEFLITQLAIPKKNIKIHGF, translated from the coding sequence ATGTCTATCGAAAACCTCAAGTCGTTCGACCCCTTTGCTGACACCGGCGACGACGAAGCCTCCTCCTCCAACTACATCCACATCCGTATCCAGCAGAGAAACGGCAGAAAAACCTTGACCACCGTCCAGGGCATCCCCGAGGAGTACGACCTCAAGCGCATCTTGAAGGTATTGCGGAAGGACTTTGGCTGCAACGGCAACATGGTCAAGGACGACGAGATGGGCGAGATCATCCAGTTGCAGGGCGACCAGAGAGCCAAGGTCTGCGAGTTCCTGATCACCCAGCTGGCCATCCCAAAGAAGAACATCAAGATTCACGGTTTCTAG
- the CHA1 gene encoding L-serine/L-threonine ammonia-lyase CHA1 (similar to Ashbya gossypii AFR747W) yields MSSLYVKTPLLRRAFGKPNIQISKVPQFLVKYEFFQPSGSFKSRGIGNLIYNKVSEIRRDPAKQPHVFSSSGGNAGLAAATASQRMGIPCTVVVPTSTRQRIIEKIMATGATIICRGDYFAEADSYLKDLMQEAANKNTRDKKNVPIYVHPFNHPLIWHGHSYIVEEILESLRNENIPYSRVKGIVCSVGGGGLYNGIIEGLERHSLANTIPIIGVETEGCEVLHKSLIAGKLITFKKALSVATSLSVPTITKETLRYAQKYKTKSLVLGEGEVLDTCLRFTDESNIVTEPACGATLHLGYHPAILHKELGPLSSEDIVILIACGGSATTLADLRELKLKYNPVTLDDSPVEIPGLITEQVLTA; encoded by the coding sequence ATGTCATCATTATACGTGAAGACGCCATTGTTGCGGCGGGCATTTGGTAAACCAAACATTCAAATTTCCAAGGTCCCTCAGTTTTTGGTCAAGTATGAGTTCTTTCAACCAAGTGGTAGTTTTAAAAGCAGAGGGATTGGAAACCTTATTTACAACAAAGTATCTGAAATCCGAAGAGATCCTGCCAAGCAGCCGCATGTATTTTCTAGTTCTGGTGGCAATGCAGGGTTAGCAGCAGCCACAGCTTCTCAAAGAATGGGTATTCCATGTACTGTAGTGGTGCCTACATCGACAAGACAAAGGATTATAGAGAAAATAATGGCCACAGGGGCTACTATTATTTGCAGAGGTGATTATTTTGCCGAAGCAGATTCTTACCTAAAAGATTTGATGCAAGAGGCTGCGAACAAAAATACTAGGGATAAGAAAAATGTCcctatatatgtacatcCTTTCAATCATCCTCTTATTTGGCATGGCCACTCGTATATCGTCGAAGAAATTTTGGAGTCATTGAGAAACGAGAACATTCCATATAGTAGAGTAAAGGGGATTGTTTGCAGCGTTGGCGGTGGTGGTCTATACAATGGAATTATCGAGGGCCTCGAAAGGCATTCACTAGCAAACACAATCCCCATAATTGGGGTTGAAACTGAAGGCTGCGAAGTTTTACACAAATCTTTAATTGCAGGGAAACTAATTACTTTTAAGAAGGCTTTGAGTGTTGCTACATCTCTAAGTGTCCCAACAATAACGAAAGAAACTCTAAGGTATGCACAGAAATACAAAACTAAATCATTAGTCCTTGGTGAGGGTGAAGTGCTAGATACTTGCTTAAGGTTTACTGATGAAAGCAACATAGTTACTGAACCTGCATGCGGTGCAACATTGCATCTGGGTTATCATCCGGCAATTCTTCATAAAGAATTAGGTCCTCTAAGTTCAGAAGATATTGTTATCTTAATTGCGTGCGGTGGGTCCGCGACTACATTGGCTGATTTAAGAGAACTAAAGCTAAAGTACAATCCAGTTACACTGGATGATTCACCTGTTGAGATTCCAGGGCTAATAACGGAGCAGGTTTTGACTGCCTAA
- the VAC17 gene encoding Vac17p (similar to XP_452214 K. lactis KLLA0C00462g): MLVSEYEIHRLLTRCQESLVDLNLHIQMSWSLFELAQDCGGSECNGHNCDICRYTCRSAVQQSCGDQRTEQMRRYQSSMAHLMSLSIRAQFLIDKFHKGGSGYQIDLDTVKKLGSEFEDISHNLCFLEPNKVFDKNHTRFRSSEYPAPFQLRPLKLLQRIRNPSENESKDNLRIYEGSAPQRDNPSFDLNSSLSSLHGLVVGADFSVIRQGLMNWNSFEMHIPNVDALMPQNLNFQEKSEFSTPFFDSLECNSDDETVMSISRLDLDTCSFVSASSQSKRFSISDYDRIACRHGSTIEVLGTPPFFNLNHNIQELARTAIVGSSYVCSFSTRYKMNHFKKAVTSRDLLTKFVEPVTTTKPLPAAKENHLHWWPIINLSGILTKCKIRNHGNPVTSESCPHEETSETANQILKHTGKSTLENQAHIRSEVSQCSLFLEPNGSKFVHQFGGEQVVCSEISYSSL, translated from the coding sequence ATGCTTGTTTCAGAGTATGAGATTCATAGGTTACTTACTAGATGTCAAGAATCGTTGGTAGATCTTAACTTGCATATCCAGATGAGTTGGAGTTTGTTTGAACTAGCTCAGGACTGTGGAGGTTCTGAATGTAACGGTCATAATTGTGATATTTGTCGGTATACATGTCGTTCTGCGGTTCAACAGTCATGTGGTGATCAGCGGACGGAGCAAATGAGGAGGTATCAGTCTTCTATGGCGCATTTGATGTCTTTGAGTATTCGGGCTCagtttttaattgataaGTTTCATAAGGGTGGATCTGGTTATCAAATAGATTTGGATACAGTGAAGAAACTTGGTAGTGAATTCGAAGATATTTCTCATAATTTGTGCTTTCTGGAGCCGAATAAAGTGTTTGATAAGAATCATACAAGGTTTCGAAGTTCGGAATATCCTGCACCTTTTCAGTTGCGACCATTAAAGTTATTGCAGAGAATTCGCAACCcttcagaaaatgaatCTAAAGATAATTTGCGGATTTATGAGGGTTCCGCGCCTCAGAGAGACAACCCCTCCTTTGATCTCAATAGTAGTTTGTCGTCCCTTCATGGTTTGGTTGTTGGGGCCGATTTTTCAGTTATCAGGCAAGGTTTGATGAACTGGAATTCATTTGAGATGCATATACCTAATGTGGATGCACTTATGCCACAAAATTTGAACTTTCAGGAAAAGAGCGAGTTTTCAACCccattttttgattctttGGAGTGTAATTCCGATGATGAAACCGTAATGTCCATTTCTAGGTTGGATTTGGATACATGTTCATTTGTCAGTGCAAGCTCACAAAGCAAAAGGTTTAGCATAAGTGATTATGATCGTATAGCATGCCGCCACGGATCTACCATAGAAGTTCTTGGAACACCAccttttttcaatttgaatCATAATATCCAGGAGTTGGCTCGGACGGCTATTGTTGGTTCTAGCTATGTGTGTTCCTTCTCCACAAGGTATAAAATGAATCATTTCAAAAAGGCAGTGACTTCTAGAGATCTCTTAACAAAATTTGTGGAACCTGTTACCACAACTAAGCCACTTCCTGCCGCTAAAGAGAATCATCTACACTGGTGGCCAATAATAAACCTAAGTGGAATATTGACAAAATGTAAAATTCGTAATCATGGAAATCCAGTAACTTCTGAGTCATGTCCTCATGAAGAAACCTCTGAAACTGCAAATCAAATACTAAAACACACAGGTAAATCGACTTTAGAAAACCAAGCGCATATTAGATCTGAGGTTTCACAATGTTCGCTTTTTCTTGAACCCAATGGTTCCAAGTTTGTGCATCAATTTGGCGGAGAGCAGGTTGTTTGTTCGGAAATATCCTATAGCTCTCTATAA
- the MRC1 gene encoding chromatin-modulating protein MRC1 (similar to Ashbya gossypii AFR745W), whose amino-acid sequence MDLLNLLPGKARRKTTYKIEHEKLSQEAGYIIIKPSNAENVFANAIVDKVRNRLEGTISSPDRLDTLSSKLSETVGNLYDGEALEEDFDPNIDNSFKGMVNSYNVNFEHIKSKGTMDHNRTIDAIPLPVKLDNGGIFASESNNHSLRDSKTDTISCNSLTSNHTQHARSSSGIHTAQLQETQKVITDVKSALFTSSSISSNSNLQKVKATRISAPNFNTNEDRGYTQTQIIKNIQFDEGKYSETQLIPEITDDDDCRSLHNAQGPDSQTLSTLADTLESKLSEKLRATVPNQVISQSNKKKEELAIHKFQRDLGEAEDENNKVTEHILPSYVALQNHIFTKEAFLDDFELSGQEVDYSSTATRVKETVSNDISSDVSSNTNAVYDNLTDNFGTITRDAYAEEAKPPLLPLQSMKNTVGQDIILDSSSDEEHASNQFATSTMVKAALLNIKAKISKNMNLSKNAEQSINSPTLKQLFISLKKANKKQILDHRREITEKRGISLEQLEQEREKVEDLLEQKIKRNRRIRLREKKKENELRLRYEDINNCSTGSSDGDANSEIPESDTSEESDDIEVDETNLLADDDEYSDIDVSDIQNSCNKNIEWTANNKKQEIANEVTEEEEEEEEEEEEEEEEDKIIVNRHYHHKFRLAENRFHTSKAPKNTIDLGAYGDNLNLGNAGLPNNDEYLTYRIKKFEGLSPSKSATTELDVKSDLAAESSILETIKDGNWRLKKSGEIETGEEEEPKEEGEEEKRKIVKELMLKLRLQEKIKRQKQKEMRKLGVNKMVELEADESEDEWHGVGGVDYEASDEYDSDLDKMIDDYNKNEFDPVEIRKILASEDLQHDKNMVNKILHDIKTGGFRKRGRGELDLELSEDEDGILQSYRAKRWNEQKQKMLDSEHNTSVKSNPKSLPFFESMVDEFTIPVERALGTPDSPPAQSTNVLELKQNTKQKIVISEHFVKQTLSFLTSDENMTNMRSEINVEKPNNDNDIYSSEVEDLYTLKETSTIKVLNTYSGKPIVNEDEDGAEFGFKAPSVMQTFGSRNDVNDKFKDGFKSVKISNKYKTLGSSRAAITFLGKKRKLIIPKRSSKSPRDSAHRSIKNRLKHQAFLENTDTFEA is encoded by the coding sequence ATGGATCTGCTGAACCTGCTACCAGGGAAAGCAAGAAGGAAAACTACCTATAAAATAGaacatgaaaaattaaGTCAAGAAGCAGggtatattattattaaaccTTCAAACGCCGAAAATGTGTTCGCCAACGCTATTGTTGATAAAGTTAGAAATAGGTTAGAGGGGACTATAAGTTCTCCTGATCGTCTTGATACGTTATCATCAAAACTTAGCGAGACGGTAGGAAATTTGTATGATGGTGAAGCtcttgaagaagattttgatcCCAACATTGATAATAGCTTCAAGGGTATGGTTAATTCCTACAATGTTAATTTTGAACATATCAAATCAAAAGGAACTATGGACCACAATCGAACAATTGATGCAATTCCTCTTCCAGTGAAACTAGACAATGGTGGCATTTTTGCTTCAGAAAGTAATAATCACTCCTTGCGAGATTCCAAGACTGATACAATATCCTGCAATTCATTAACATCCAACCATACTCAGCATGCAAGGTCAAGTTCTGGGATTCATACTGCTCAACTTCAGGAAACTCAAAAAGTTATTACTGATGTGAAGTCGGCACTGTTCACCTCATCATCTATATCTTCGAACTCTAATTTGCAGAAAGTTAAAGCAACCCGAATATCTGCACCAAATTTTAATACCAACGAAGATAGAGGTTACACACAAACtcaaattataaaaaacaTACAATTTGATGAAGGAAAATATTCTGAGACTCAATTGATACCAGAAATtactgatgatgacgacTGCCGCAGTCTGCATAATGCACAAGGGCCGGATTCACAAACTTTATCTACATTAGCTGATACCCTGGAAAGTAAGTTATCGGAAAAACTCCGGGCTACTGTGCCCAACCAAGTAATATCacaatcaaataaaaagaaggaagaacTTGCGATACATAAATTTCAACGCGATTTAGGAGAAGCTGAGGATGAAAATAACAAAGTTACTGAGCACATTTTGCCGTCCTATGTTGCTCTTCAGAACCACATTTTTACTAAGGAGGCATTTTTAGATGACTTCGAACTCTCGGGACAAGAAGTCGATTATTCATCGACGGCTACTCGAGTAAAAGAAACAGTATCGAATGATATTTCTTCTGATGTTTCCTCTAATACAAACGCTGTTTATGATAACCTCACAGATAATTTTGGTACTATTACAAGGGATGCGTATGCTGAAGAGGCCAAGCCACCATTACTTCCTTTACAGTCAATGAAGAATACTGTAGGACAGGATATAATTCTTGATAGCAGTTCAGATGAAGAACATGCTAGCAACCAATTTGCAACATCAACAATGGTGAAAGCTGctcttttaaatattaaagcaaaaatttcaaaaaacatGAACCTCTCAAAAAACGCTGAACAAAGTATAAATTCACCTACTCTTAAACAACTATTcatatcattaaaaaaagctaataaaaaacagATATTAGATCATAGGAGAGAAATTACTGAAAAGAGGGGCATTTCGTTAGAGCAGTTGGAACAGGAGAGggaaaaagttgaagatttaTTGGAACAAAAGATTAAACGAAACAGAAGAATAAGATTACgggagaagaagaaggaaaatgAACTTCGGCTTAGGTACGAAGATATTAATAACTGTAGTACAGGAAGTAGTGATGGAGATGCGAATTCCGAAATCCCCGAAAGCGATACAAGTGAGGAGAgtgatgatattgaagttgatgagaCAAATTTACTAgcagatgatgacgaatATTCGGACATTGATGTATCTGATATCCAGAATTCTTGCAATAAGAATATAGAATGGACTGCtaacaataaaaaacaagaaataGCGAATGAGGtaacagaagaagaagaagaagaagaagaagaagaagaagaagaagaagaagaagataaaataaTCGTTAATCGCCATTATCACCACAAGTTTCGGTTAGCAGAAAATAGATTTCATACAAGCAAAGCACCTAAGAATACGATCGATCTTGGTGCTTATGGAGATAATCTAAACCTTGGGAATGCCGGATTACCAAACAACGATGAGTACCTGACTTATAGGATTAAGAAATTTGAAGGGCTAtctccttcaaaatcaGCTACAACTGAACTCGATGTCAAGTCAGATTTGGCAGCTGAGTCATCTATTCTGGAGACTATTAAGGATGGTAATTGGAGGCTAAAAAAATCAGGAGAAATTGAGACTGgtgaagaggaagaacctaaagaagaaggcgAGGAGGAAAAACGTAAAATTGTCAAAGAACTTATGCTCAAGTTAAGGTTGCAGGAGAAAATCAAAcgacaaaaacaaaaggagATGCGCAAATTAGGTGTGAATAAAATGGTTGAATTGGAAGCAGATGAATCTGAAGATGAGTGGCATGGTGTTGGTGGTGTTGACTATGAAGCCTCTGACGAATATGATTCGGATTTAGATAAGATGATCGATGACtataacaaaaatgaatttgatcCTGTTGAAATTCGTAAAATTCTAGCATCAGAAGATCTTCAACATGATAAAAACATGGTTAATAAAATCTTGCATGATATTAAGACTGGTGGTTTTCGGAAGAGAGGTAGAGGTGAATTGGATCTTGAATTaagtgaagatgaagatggcATCCTGCAAAGCTACCGAGCTAAAAGATGGAATGaacagaagcagaaaatgCTAGACAGTGAACATAATACTTCCGTGAAGTCTAACCCCAAATCGCTTCCTTTCTTTGAATCTATGGTCGATGAATTTACTATCCCTGTTGAAAGAGCCTTGGGTACTCCTGATTCTCCACCAGCCCAGTCTACAAATGTTTTAGAATTGAAGCAGAATACAAAACAAAAGATAGTAATATCCGAGCATTTTGTTAAACAGACATTGTCTTTTTTAACTAGTGATGAAAATATGACCAACATGCGATCAGAAATAAATGTTGAGAAACCTaacaatgataatgacATTTACAGTAGCGAAGTCGAAGACCTCTATACTCTGAAGGAAACTAGTACAATTAAGGTATTAAACACATATTCTGGCAAGCCTATTGTtaacgaagatgaagatggtgCTGAATTTGGATTTAAAGCTCCTTCTGTAATGCAGACTTTTGGTTCGAGAAATGATGTTAACGATAAATTTAAGGATGGCTTCAAGAGCGTCAAAATATCCAATAAGTATAAAACTTTGGGTAGCTCGAGAGCAGCTATCACATTCTtaggaaagaaaaggaaattaATCATTCCTAAACGCTCTTCAAAATCCCCAAGGGACAGCGCACATCGTTCAATAAAGAATAGATTAAAACATCAAgcatttttggaaaatacTGATACTTTTGAGGCCTAG
- the KRR1 gene encoding ribosome biosynthesis protein KRR1 (similar to Ashbya gossypii AFR744W) produces the protein MVSTHNKDKPWDTPDIDKWKIEEFKPEDNASGLPFAEESSFMTLFPKYREAYLKSTWNDVTRALDKHHLACELNLVEGSMTVKTTRKTYDPAIILKARDLIKLLARSVPFPQAVKILEDDVACDVIKIGNFSSNKDRFVKRRQRLVGPNGNTLKALELLTKCYILVQGNTVSAMGPYKGLKEVRRVVEDCMKNVHPIYHIKELMIKRELAKKPELADQDWSRFLPMFKKRNIARKKPKKIKEKKVYTPFPPAQLPRKVDLEIETGEYFLSKNEKKMKKLEEHRNRQTEKQLEKAKERAEDYIAPDEKEYKNALNSQKRYGEDQPSEGPQKRKKSKH, from the coding sequence ATGGTCTCTACTCACAATAAGGACAAACCTTGGGATACACCTGATATTGACAAATGGAAAATTGAAGAGTTTAAACCGGAAGATAACGCTTCCGGCCTGCCATTTGCAGAGGAGTCCAGTTTTATGACTTTGTTCCCAAAATACAGAGAAGCATATTTGAAATCGACTTGGAATGATGTCACTAGAGCACTTGACAAACATCACTTAGCCTGTGAATTAAACTTGGTGGAGGGGTCTATGACTGTAAAAACCACCAGAAAAACGTACGACCCTGCTATCATTTTGAAGGCCCGTGatttgataaagttgtTAGCCCGCTCTGTACCTTTCCCACAAGCTGTGAAAATCCTGGAAGATGATGTAGCTTGTGATGTTATTAAGATTGGAAACTTCTCATCCAATAAAGATAGGTTTGTTAAGAGAAGACAACGTTTGGTTGGACCAAATGGAAATACCTTGAAAGCCCTTGAATTGTTAACTAAATGTTACATTTTGGTTCAAGGCAATACCGTGAGCGCCATGGGTCCATACAAAGGCTTGAAGGAAGTACGCCGTGTCGTCGAAGACTGCATGAAAAATGTTCATCCTATTTACCATATCAAAGAATTGATGATTAAACGAGAACTGGCAAAAAAGCCAGAACTTGCAGATCAAGATTGGTCAAGGTTTCTACCTATGTTCAAGAAGAGAAACATTGCTCGTAAGAAGCCCAAGAAGATCaaggaaaagaaggtaTATACACCATTTCCTCCTGCTCAACTACCTAGAAAGGTTGATTTGGAGATTGAGACTGGTGAGTACTTCTTGAGTAagaatgaaaagaaaatgaagaaacTAGAAGAGCATAGGAATAGGCAAACTGAAAAACAACTAGAAAAGGCCAAAGAGCGTGCCGAAGATTACATTGCCCCAGATGAAAAGGAATACAAGAATGCCTTGAATAGCCAAAAGAGGTATGGTGAGGATCAACCCTCTGAAGGCCctcaaaaaagaaaaaaatctAAGCAttag
- the MIC10 gene encoding Mic10p (similar to Ashbya gossypii AFR743W), which translates to MGEKLEVAAPSRSILNDKWDVVLSNLVVKAGLGFSVGVLASVLFFKRRAFPVWLGIGFGLGRGYAEGDAIFRSHAGLRTMKA; encoded by the coding sequence ATGGGTGAAAAACTGGAAGTTGCTGCACCTTCTAGATCGATTTTGAACGACAAGTGGGATGTCGTGCTATCTAATTTGGTGGTTAAAGCTGGGTTAGGGTTCAGTGTGGGTGTTCTCGCTTCGgtattatttttcaaaaggcGTGCATTTCCAGTGTGGTTGGGTATTGGGTTCGGTTTGGGTAGGGGTTATGCAGAGGGTGATGCAATTTTCCGTTCTCATGCTGGTTTGAGGACTATGAAGGCTTGA